In the Desulfosporosinus acidiphilus SJ4 genome, AGCTTTAACAATTAAACATTATGAAATTGACTCAATTGTTTTATATTTTGACTAGAGAATTAAAATATTTCTTTTTGAGCCAAAATAAATAATCATACTTGAGGGAAGGTGTTATTAGTCATGAAATTTCAAGATTATAAATACCATCGGCCTGACTTAGAGGTTATAAAATCTAAGTTCTCTTCTCTGTTGGAGAAATTTGAGCAAGCTGAGAGTTTGGACGAGCAAGATGCAGCGATGGTTGAAATTAACGCATTACGCAGGGAATTCGAGTCAATGTCACAGCTGGCCTCAATCCGACATACCATTGACACGATGGATACATATTATGAACAGGAACAAGAGTATTTTGATGAAACGATGCCCATATACGAAGGGTTAATTTCTGAATTCTATCAGGCTTTAGTGAACTCTTCATTTCGCAGTTCTTTAGTGAAAAAGTGGGGCAAACAGCTATTTACGATTGCCGAGTTAATGTTGAAAACGTTTAAGCCGGAGATTATTGAAGAATTACAGCTTGAGAATAGGTTAATCACTGAATACACAAAACTCATCGCTTCAGCCAGTATTATGTTTGAGGGCGAAGAACGCAACTTGCCCGGTCTCGGTCCCTTCCAACAGTCGGAAGACCGGTTGATGAGGAAAAGGGCCCACGAAGCCCGTTACACTTTTTTTGCCGAAAATGAAGATACATTAGATAGAATCTATGATGATCTGGTTAAAATTCGTACTCAGATTGCCCGAAAACTTGGCTATGAGAATTATATTGAACTTGGCTATGCTCGAATGTTACGTTCGGATTATAACCCGGAAATGGTGGCTAATTTCCGCCGGCAGGTTGCAGAGGAAATTGTTCCCGTTGCAACAAAGCTGCGTGAACGGCAGCGGAAGCGGCTTGGCTTAGATAATCTTATGTATTATGACGAAAAGATTAATTTTCCGAAGGGAAACGCCAAACCTCAGGGCGATCCGGAATGGATTCTGGACAACGGGCGAAGGATGTATAAAGAACTGTCTCCCGAGACTGATGAATTCTTTACCTTTATGACAGATCATGAGCTTATGGATTTGGTAAGCAAAAAGGGCAAAGCCGGAGGCGGCTACTGCACTTTTATTAGCGAATATCGTTCGCCTTTTATTTTTTCTAATTTCAATGGGACCTCAGGAGACGTTGATGTTTTGACCCATGAGGCGGGGCACGCCTTCCAGGTTTATAGCAGTCAAAATTTTTCCTTGCCTGAATATCAATGGCCAACCTATGAATCATGTGAAATTCATTCCATGAGCATGGAGTTTTTCGCCTGGCCCTGGATGGACTTGTTCTTTAAAGAAGGGGCAGACAAATATCGCTTTACTCATTTAAGTGAGGCCCTTTTATTTATACCCTATGGAGTAACTGTCGATGAGTTTCAGCATTTCATTTATTCAAAACCTGAAGCAACTCCCCAAGAGAGAAAAGAAGCTTGGAGAAAAATCGAAAGCAAATATCTTCCCCATCGTAATTATGCAGGCAATGAATATCTGGAGCAAGGCAGTTACTGGCATCAACAAAGCCATATCTTTAGTGCTCCCTTCTACTATATCGATTATACTCTTGCTCAAATATGCGCTTTTCAGTTCTGGAAAAAATCCGGGGAAAGCCGGGAGTCTGCTTGGCAAGATTATTTAAAATTGTGTCGCATAGGCGGCAGCCAATCCTTTTTAGGTTTAGTCAAAGAAGCAAATTTAACCTCACCATTTGAAAATGGATGTGTTCGGAGTGTCATCCAAGCCATTGAGGAATGGCTTGATAAAGTTGATGACAGCCGGTTATAAGAATAATTCCCTAGAGTTGAAA is a window encoding:
- a CDS encoding M3 family oligoendopeptidase; this translates as MKFQDYKYHRPDLEVIKSKFSSLLEKFEQAESLDEQDAAMVEINALRREFESMSQLASIRHTIDTMDTYYEQEQEYFDETMPIYEGLISEFYQALVNSSFRSSLVKKWGKQLFTIAELMLKTFKPEIIEELQLENRLITEYTKLIASASIMFEGEERNLPGLGPFQQSEDRLMRKRAHEARYTFFAENEDTLDRIYDDLVKIRTQIARKLGYENYIELGYARMLRSDYNPEMVANFRRQVAEEIVPVATKLRERQRKRLGLDNLMYYDEKINFPKGNAKPQGDPEWILDNGRRMYKELSPETDEFFTFMTDHELMDLVSKKGKAGGGYCTFISEYRSPFIFSNFNGTSGDVDVLTHEAGHAFQVYSSQNFSLPEYQWPTYESCEIHSMSMEFFAWPWMDLFFKEGADKYRFTHLSEALLFIPYGVTVDEFQHFIYSKPEATPQERKEAWRKIESKYLPHRNYAGNEYLEQGSYWHQQSHIFSAPFYYIDYTLAQICAFQFWKKSGESRESAWQDYLKLCRIGGSQSFLGLVKEANLTSPFENGCVRSVIQAIEEWLDKVDDSRL